One genomic segment of Amycolatopsis sp. WQ 127309 includes these proteins:
- a CDS encoding HEXXH motif domain-containing protein — MSIRSSVPIETPTESLVHGVSWAEFDLLARSEGGPAPVRRLRAAERSRRLLLLRAIIDETTGHPDRHGPLASVDTAWDLLVLAEETDPRALEDVLTHPYTGSWVGYTTRLLRHQDVIDSRPLWVHIGHLHALAAAAAIRAGVAGFRIQVPAWRGLAALPTLGIAHIDGLPDSATVEVRSVAGRVEISACGRIVVIPADSSADAPGWRGVRKVELDSGGQRLAIRIDDVDPYRGLHGPRSPYRLSPEDLGLWRNMLGRAWELITRLVPGYADALPAGLDTIVPDPPFPFRLPSASSGEAFGSAVICRPEDPATLAAALVHEFQHIRLGGLLQIAALHSSDRAERLYAPWRDDPRPLGGVIHGIYAFFAVTEFYRALSGNQPDDELAAFEFAHWRHQVGNTLADIREDAELTDAGHRFLDHLADRLEDWRHDEVTTAAAGWSALMAADHHAGWRLRHHRPAPDTVDRLVGAWLGGATVPGADSAATILVTDPDGRWAEARADLLRVRLGADGERRARQVWRDVSDASEADLALVNGDGEAALEGYRAELRRDPDLPVALVGLGLALRMTHEENTAAVILNRPELVRAVHRGIRKRTNPAPTPEEVARWLATTDR; from the coding sequence GTGTCCATCCGCAGTAGTGTCCCCATCGAAACCCCCACCGAGTCGCTCGTGCACGGCGTCTCGTGGGCGGAGTTCGACCTCCTGGCCCGCTCAGAAGGCGGCCCAGCACCGGTCCGGCGGTTACGGGCGGCGGAGCGCAGCCGGCGGCTGCTTCTGCTGCGCGCGATCATCGACGAAACGACCGGGCACCCGGACCGGCACGGACCGCTCGCTTCCGTTGACACTGCGTGGGACCTGCTGGTCCTGGCCGAGGAGACCGACCCGCGGGCGCTCGAAGACGTGCTCACCCACCCCTACACGGGAAGCTGGGTCGGCTACACCACCCGCCTGCTCCGGCATCAGGACGTCATCGACAGCCGTCCGCTCTGGGTCCACATCGGACATCTGCACGCCCTGGCGGCCGCTGCGGCGATACGCGCCGGCGTCGCCGGCTTTCGCATTCAGGTCCCGGCGTGGCGCGGACTGGCAGCCCTGCCGACCCTCGGCATCGCCCACATCGACGGGCTCCCCGACAGCGCCACGGTAGAGGTCCGCAGTGTGGCCGGCAGGGTCGAGATCTCGGCCTGCGGCCGCATCGTGGTGATCCCGGCCGACTCCTCGGCCGACGCGCCCGGCTGGCGGGGGGTCCGGAAGGTCGAGCTGGACTCCGGGGGGCAGCGGCTGGCGATCCGCATCGACGACGTCGACCCCTACCGCGGGCTCCACGGTCCACGGTCGCCCTACCGGCTCTCACCCGAAGACCTTGGGCTTTGGCGTAACATGCTCGGCCGGGCCTGGGAGCTGATCACCCGGCTGGTCCCGGGGTACGCGGACGCCCTGCCCGCCGGCCTCGACACGATCGTGCCCGATCCGCCGTTCCCGTTCCGCCTGCCGAGCGCGTCGAGCGGGGAGGCGTTCGGCAGCGCGGTGATCTGCCGCCCTGAAGACCCGGCGACCCTGGCCGCGGCACTGGTCCACGAGTTCCAGCACATCCGGCTCGGCGGCCTGCTGCAGATCGCGGCTCTCCACTCCAGCGACCGGGCTGAACGGCTCTATGCACCGTGGCGAGACGATCCGCGGCCGCTTGGCGGCGTCATCCACGGCATCTACGCGTTCTTCGCGGTCACGGAGTTCTACCGCGCGCTCAGCGGCAACCAGCCGGACGACGAACTCGCCGCTTTCGAGTTCGCGCACTGGCGGCACCAGGTCGGGAACACCCTGGCCGACATCCGCGAGGACGCCGAGCTGACCGACGCCGGACACCGGTTCCTCGATCACCTCGCGGATCGCCTCGAAGACTGGCGGCACGACGAGGTGACGACAGCCGCCGCGGGCTGGTCGGCGCTGATGGCCGCCGACCACCACGCGGGCTGGCGTCTACGCCACCACCGCCCGGCGCCGGACACGGTCGACCGCCTCGTCGGCGCTTGGCTGGGCGGCGCCACCGTCCCCGGCGCCGATTCCGCCGCCACGATCCTGGTCACCGACCCGGACGGCAGGTGGGCGGAGGCACGGGCGGACCTGCTCCGGGTCCGCCTCGGCGCAGACGGTGAACGCCGGGCCCGGCAGGTCTGGCGGGACGTCTCCGACGCTTCGGAGGCGGACCTCGCCCTCGTGAACGGCGACGGGGAGGCCGCACTCGAAGGCTACCGGGCCGAACTCCGGCGGGATCCCGACCTGCCAGTCGCCCTGGTCGGGCTGGGGCTCGCCCTGCGGATGACCCACGAGGAGAACACGGCAGCCGTCATCCTGAACCGGCCCGAACTGGTCCGAGCGGTACACCGGGGGATCCGGAAGCGGACGAACCCGGCCCCGACGCCCGAAGAGGTTGCTCGCTGGCTGGCCACGACCGACCGGTGA
- the fxsT gene encoding FxSxx-COOH system tetratricopeptide repeat protein translates to MPTVSELSWSEVGDAVWLAMAIGDSAPRVHPEFESPEEPADPEDLDHGSPEPPEEPAGPTIPPLGRGPELLVTALAKSAEILGASGAEGVNGPSRFLPEAAAVTRALRPLKQTRPSRREQDVVLDEDLTAEQAAQDRLWLPQTKPATLRALDLTVVVDSSPSMALWQPTVAAFLALLRQLGAFRAIQIRLVETDKRTGDVVSGPVLRGGTPGAPERQPAELLDPSGHRLMLVLTDGMGESWREDLVSPLLAQWGRTMPVCIVQVLPQRLWGRSGPQFHQARLTTPGPFRPNRRYGLELPDSWLTGEDPGTAGAGAVPIPVVELDARWLSWWVRLVSRVQPDPVQAVVMLARTQPQPAEPWDELHGPELSAGDRVRHFHGIASPSAFRLATLLAAVPVSLPIARFVQSELVPEAATADLAEVFSSGLLDVPPATETVKNWDDIVYEFPSPVREALLAAGRRSDTARVVVTTTRRFGDRYPVLLRVAEALDDPVRAPLPESHADLVAGVAIERAVMRTLSGPYAGRADRLLRWEAELAGTSGTATESGTVTNPLSTTENLVADVHDQAADSLQRVRQFTTDAPTVWGAVPARNPDFTGRQLVLEELAEELHGSGRAVLFGTGGLGKTQIAAEYVYQNLGRYDLVWWVSAAQGTQIRASLTELARQLGLAGAAETVTAVPAVLEALRSGQPYRRWLLVFDSADEPEAALPFLPSEGPGEIVVTTRNPDWPENFPQLLEVRPFTRSESTELLSLHDPQLGAEQADRLAAQLGDLPLALAQAASLRTEIAMPVDEYLRRLEEKTTEILATSAPTEYEVPIAAAWNVSFDELGTRNRAAHQLLQVCAFFAPEPISRSIFTGVRRLSIAPELDAAMRDPTQLDQALRDINRWGLAKVDHRSDTLQLHWLVQLVLRNRMSDQHRRDLQHGAHLLLANRDPGDPAAARLWPQYHTLLPHIYAAELIDCDDDWVRELVINLLKFLYFWGDHTGATLLAQRVTASWTERFGEADPLTLEASERLGFFLWVLGRYEEAEVINNRTLRLYQQKETAGQRSEQTLNAQLSVAVVLKARGDFVGARRLNLATFHEAVAILGSDEPKTLTAAHDLVVSLLLTGEYEEARRIGEDTYARCAEILGPDNAATISTLNILAICRREIGDYALARMELQKIVERVRNLFRDDNAGVVRREYHLAVALRKDGQHAAALTLSRSTLERFRSRYGLSHPNTLPCALAHSIDLRYAGELEAAGELGRQAVDLYRASLGDRHPHTLISEIDLGVTLRLLGQTTAARKQDDNAFRNLRRILGADHPHTIAAAIDLANDQVTPGSSRMSAERLLVRDTESLARARRTVGEDHPITLAAQLNRALDLRGVGRDRESVLQQQDVVARYRRVLRGDHPMTVAAERGKRAVCDIDPTPL, encoded by the coding sequence GTGCCCACGGTCTCCGAGCTGAGCTGGAGCGAAGTGGGCGACGCGGTATGGCTGGCGATGGCCATCGGGGATTCCGCTCCTCGCGTGCACCCCGAATTCGAGTCGCCCGAAGAACCGGCCGATCCGGAGGACCTGGACCACGGGTCGCCGGAACCGCCGGAAGAACCGGCCGGGCCGACGATCCCGCCGCTCGGCCGGGGGCCTGAGCTGCTCGTCACCGCGCTGGCCAAGAGCGCGGAGATCCTGGGGGCGAGCGGTGCCGAAGGGGTCAACGGACCTTCGCGGTTCCTGCCGGAGGCGGCCGCGGTCACCCGGGCGCTTCGTCCGCTCAAGCAGACACGTCCGTCGCGCCGCGAGCAGGACGTCGTCCTGGACGAGGACCTGACCGCGGAACAGGCGGCGCAGGACCGGCTGTGGCTTCCGCAGACGAAGCCGGCCACGCTCCGCGCCCTCGACTTGACCGTCGTGGTCGACTCGAGCCCGTCGATGGCGTTGTGGCAGCCCACAGTGGCGGCCTTTCTCGCACTGCTCCGGCAGCTCGGCGCGTTCCGGGCCATTCAGATCCGGTTGGTGGAGACCGACAAGCGAACCGGCGACGTCGTGTCCGGGCCGGTGCTGCGAGGTGGCACGCCGGGCGCGCCGGAACGGCAGCCCGCGGAGCTGCTCGATCCGTCCGGTCACCGCCTGATGCTCGTGCTGACCGACGGGATGGGTGAGTCCTGGCGCGAAGACCTGGTTTCCCCGCTGCTCGCCCAGTGGGGCCGGACGATGCCGGTGTGCATCGTCCAGGTGCTGCCCCAGCGGCTCTGGGGCCGGTCGGGCCCGCAGTTCCACCAGGCCAGGCTCACGACGCCAGGGCCGTTCCGGCCGAACCGGCGGTACGGGCTCGAACTCCCGGATTCCTGGCTGACCGGCGAGGACCCGGGGACCGCGGGCGCCGGCGCGGTGCCGATCCCGGTCGTCGAGCTCGACGCGCGCTGGCTCTCGTGGTGGGTCCGGTTGGTCAGCCGGGTGCAGCCCGACCCGGTGCAGGCGGTCGTCATGCTCGCGCGGACGCAGCCCCAGCCCGCGGAGCCGTGGGACGAACTGCACGGACCGGAGCTGTCCGCCGGAGATCGTGTCAGGCACTTCCACGGGATCGCTTCACCGTCGGCGTTCCGGCTGGCGACGTTGCTGGCCGCGGTGCCGGTGAGCCTGCCGATCGCCCGGTTCGTCCAGTCCGAACTCGTGCCGGAAGCGGCCACCGCCGATCTCGCGGAGGTGTTCAGCAGTGGCCTGCTCGACGTGCCGCCGGCCACGGAAACCGTCAAGAACTGGGACGACATCGTCTACGAATTCCCCTCTCCCGTGCGAGAAGCGCTCTTGGCCGCAGGACGACGGTCGGACACGGCTCGGGTCGTCGTCACCACCACCCGGCGCTTCGGTGACCGTTATCCGGTGCTGCTCCGGGTCGCCGAGGCGCTGGACGATCCGGTCCGTGCGCCGCTGCCCGAATCGCACGCCGACCTGGTCGCCGGGGTCGCGATCGAACGGGCCGTCATGCGGACCTTGTCCGGGCCCTACGCCGGACGGGCCGATCGCCTGCTGCGCTGGGAAGCCGAGCTGGCCGGCACGAGCGGGACGGCAACGGAGAGCGGAACCGTCACAAATCCCCTGTCCACGACCGAGAACCTCGTCGCCGACGTCCACGACCAGGCGGCCGACTCCCTGCAACGGGTCCGCCAGTTCACGACCGACGCGCCCACGGTGTGGGGCGCCGTGCCGGCTCGCAACCCGGACTTCACCGGCCGGCAGCTGGTGCTCGAAGAACTGGCCGAGGAACTCCACGGCAGCGGCCGCGCCGTGCTCTTCGGTACCGGCGGTCTCGGCAAGACCCAGATCGCGGCGGAGTACGTGTACCAGAACCTCGGGCGGTACGACCTGGTCTGGTGGGTCAGTGCCGCGCAGGGGACGCAGATCCGCGCGTCACTGACGGAACTCGCTCGGCAGCTCGGACTGGCCGGTGCGGCGGAGACCGTCACCGCGGTGCCCGCCGTGCTCGAAGCCCTCCGGTCCGGTCAGCCGTACCGCCGGTGGCTGCTCGTGTTCGACTCAGCGGACGAACCCGAGGCGGCGCTGCCGTTCCTGCCGTCCGAAGGGCCGGGCGAGATCGTCGTGACGACGAGGAACCCGGACTGGCCGGAGAACTTCCCGCAGCTCCTTGAAGTGCGGCCGTTCACCCGTTCGGAAAGCACCGAACTGCTGAGCCTGCACGATCCGCAGCTCGGCGCGGAGCAGGCCGACCGGCTCGCGGCGCAGCTGGGCGACCTGCCGCTCGCGCTCGCCCAGGCCGCCTCGCTGCGGACCGAGATCGCCATGCCGGTCGACGAGTACCTGCGGCGCCTCGAAGAGAAGACCACGGAAATCCTGGCCACCTCGGCCCCGACCGAGTACGAGGTGCCGATCGCCGCCGCGTGGAACGTCTCGTTCGACGAGCTCGGAACCCGCAACCGCGCCGCGCACCAGCTGCTCCAGGTCTGTGCGTTCTTCGCCCCGGAACCGATCTCCCGCAGCATCTTCACCGGTGTCCGCAGACTTTCCATCGCTCCGGAGCTCGACGCCGCCATGCGTGACCCCACCCAGCTCGACCAGGCACTGAGGGACATCAACCGATGGGGGCTGGCGAAGGTCGACCACCGGTCCGACACGCTGCAGCTGCACTGGCTGGTCCAACTGGTGCTGCGCAACCGGATGAGCGACCAGCACCGGCGGGATCTCCAGCACGGCGCCCACCTGCTGCTGGCGAACCGGGATCCCGGTGATCCGGCCGCGGCCCGGCTCTGGCCGCAGTACCACACGTTGCTCCCGCACATCTACGCTGCCGAGCTGATCGACTGCGACGACGACTGGGTGCGCGAGCTCGTCATCAACCTGTTGAAATTCTTGTACTTCTGGGGTGACCACACCGGTGCGACGTTGCTCGCCCAGCGCGTGACGGCGTCCTGGACCGAGCGGTTCGGGGAAGCGGACCCGCTGACGCTGGAAGCGTCGGAACGGCTCGGCTTCTTCCTGTGGGTGCTCGGCAGGTACGAGGAGGCGGAGGTGATCAACAACCGCACGCTCCGGCTCTACCAGCAGAAGGAGACTGCCGGCCAGCGGTCCGAGCAGACCTTGAACGCGCAGTTGTCGGTGGCCGTGGTGCTGAAGGCCAGAGGGGACTTCGTCGGCGCGCGCCGGCTCAACCTGGCGACCTTTCACGAGGCCGTTGCGATCCTCGGCAGCGATGAGCCGAAGACCCTGACCGCCGCCCACGATCTGGTCGTCTCGCTGCTCCTCACCGGCGAGTACGAAGAGGCGCGGCGGATCGGGGAGGACACCTACGCGCGGTGCGCGGAAATTCTGGGGCCGGACAACGCGGCCACCATCAGCACGTTGAACATCCTGGCGATCTGTCGGCGCGAGATCGGTGACTACGCCCTGGCGCGAATGGAACTGCAGAAGATCGTCGAGCGGGTCCGCAACCTCTTCCGGGACGACAACGCGGGCGTCGTCCGCCGGGAGTACCACCTGGCGGTGGCGTTGCGGAAGGACGGTCAGCACGCGGCGGCGCTGACGCTGTCCAGGAGCACCCTCGAGCGCTTCCGCTCACGCTACGGGCTCAGCCATCCGAATACGCTGCCCTGCGCGCTGGCGCACTCGATCGACCTGCGGTACGCCGGGGAACTCGAAGCGGCAGGCGAGCTGGGCCGGCAGGCGGTGGACCTGTACCGGGCGAGTCTCGGCGACCGCCACCCGCACACGTTGATCTCGGAGATCGACCTCGGCGTGACGCTCCGGCTGCTGGGACAGACCACGGCGGCGCGGAAACAGGACGACAACGCTTTTCGGAACCTGCGCCGGATCCTCGGCGCCGATCATCCACACACCATCGCCGCGGCGATCGATCTCGCGAACGACCAGGTGACTCCCGGCTCCTCGCGGATGTCGGCAGAGCGGCTGCTGGTGCGGGACACCGAAAGCCTGGCGCGTGCCCGTCGCACCGTCGGCGAGGACCACCCGATCACTCTGGCGGCCCAGCTCAACCGGGCGCTCGACCTGCGTGGGGTCGGCCGGGACCGGGAATCCGTCCTGCAGCAGCAGGATGTCGTCGCCCGCTACCGCCGGGTGCTCCGCGGCGACCACCCGATGACGGTGGCCGCCGAACGCGGGAAGCGTGCAGTGTGCGACATCGACCCGACCCCCTTGTGA
- a CDS encoding MoxR family ATPase — translation MSEAGRPETPPGWWVYRGTGLPAPERAGLLPPPPPWREFDGGPLLDEVSVPSDNGEMKRRLGAASTESVPRADIHEVDMVNAALYLRRPLLVTGRPGSGKSSLAFRIARELGLGRVLQWPITSHTTVKAGQYGYDAIGRAQAAGARSAGGGEAEPPIGDFVRLGELGTAFLPRRRPRVLLIDELDKSEADLPNDLLSLFEDGEFEIPELIRMAQRTPVVEVFTADPDSTAEIIGGRVRCHAFPVVIITSNGERDFPPAFLRRCLRYETKDPDVGQLAAMVAAHMLDPSDEHRSRIIEEFVSRSEAFGGLPVDKLLEAVYLATSGAYREDDVSWPRLVDALWRQLNSLVS, via the coding sequence ATGAGCGAGGCCGGGCGTCCTGAGACACCGCCGGGCTGGTGGGTCTACCGCGGCACCGGTCTTCCGGCGCCGGAGCGGGCCGGGCTGCTCCCGCCACCGCCGCCGTGGCGCGAGTTCGACGGCGGGCCGCTCCTGGACGAGGTTTCGGTGCCGTCCGACAACGGAGAAATGAAGCGGCGGTTGGGCGCGGCCAGCACGGAATCGGTGCCCAGGGCCGACATTCACGAGGTCGACATGGTCAACGCGGCCCTCTACCTGCGCCGGCCCCTCCTCGTGACGGGACGTCCCGGCAGCGGGAAATCCAGCCTGGCGTTCCGGATCGCCCGGGAACTGGGCCTCGGCCGGGTGCTCCAGTGGCCGATCACGTCGCACACCACAGTGAAAGCAGGACAGTACGGCTACGACGCGATCGGCCGTGCCCAGGCGGCCGGCGCCCGGTCGGCAGGCGGTGGAGAGGCGGAACCGCCCATCGGCGACTTCGTCCGGCTTGGTGAGCTGGGCACCGCGTTCCTGCCTCGTAGGCGGCCCCGCGTCCTGCTCATCGACGAGCTGGACAAGTCCGAAGCCGACCTGCCCAACGACTTGCTCAGCCTGTTCGAAGACGGCGAGTTCGAAATTCCCGAGCTGATCCGGATGGCGCAGCGGACGCCGGTGGTCGAGGTGTTCACCGCCGATCCCGACTCCACCGCCGAGATCATCGGCGGCCGGGTCCGGTGCCATGCCTTTCCCGTGGTCATCATCACCAGCAACGGTGAGCGGGACTTCCCGCCGGCCTTCCTCCGCCGCTGCCTGCGTTACGAAACAAAGGACCCGGACGTCGGCCAGCTGGCCGCGATGGTTGCCGCGCACATGCTCGACCCGTCTGACGAGCACCGGTCGCGCATCATCGAGGAGTTCGTCAGCCGCAGTGAGGCATTCGGCGGGCTGCCGGTCGACAAGCTCCTGGAGGCGGTTTACCTGGCCACGTCGGGGGCCTACCGCGAAGACGACGTCTCCTGGCCGAGGCTGGTCGACGCGCTCTGGCGGCAACTGAATTCCCTGGTTTCCTGA
- a CDS encoding low temperature requirement protein A has translation MPTRRLHLVSADEDHRVSTIELFFDLVFVYAITQTTQLMADHLSPLGVGQGLAMLAVLWWCWCSYAWLGTTIHVDHGIARLAMFGAMAVMFLVSLTIPEAFVDHPGGLFAPVLFVVCYALVRLLHLVAYLGAARHDPGLKRVLLRMFVGLLPSVILLGVATALSGPWQLGLWVVALLVDYLNVYLTGPDGWRLNSPAHFAERFGLIVIIALGESIVAIGIGIGALPMSWPVTGAAVCGLALAAGMWWTYFDVVARVSEHRLTRATGRERAKLATDSYTFLHLPLIAGIVLVALGLKKALLYVADTEHHAPGEALHGVPAWTLTGGLALYLIALSSLRKRNLGSWNHQRLVIAVLLVAATPLLEHVPAAVLVLIVAAVVLALIAFERLQFAEWRKQVHAEHS, from the coding sequence GTGCCAACGAGACGCCTGCACCTGGTGAGCGCGGATGAGGACCACCGTGTCTCGACCATCGAGCTCTTCTTCGACCTGGTCTTCGTCTACGCCATCACCCAGACCACCCAGCTGATGGCCGATCACCTGAGCCCGCTCGGGGTCGGGCAGGGGCTGGCCATGCTCGCTGTCCTGTGGTGGTGCTGGTGCTCCTACGCCTGGCTCGGGACCACCATCCACGTCGACCACGGGATCGCGCGGCTTGCGATGTTCGGGGCGATGGCCGTGATGTTCCTCGTCTCGCTCACCATTCCCGAGGCCTTCGTCGATCATCCCGGTGGGCTGTTCGCGCCCGTGTTGTTCGTCGTCTGCTACGCGCTCGTGCGGCTGCTGCACCTCGTCGCCTACCTGGGCGCGGCGCGGCACGATCCCGGGCTCAAGCGCGTGTTGCTCCGGATGTTCGTCGGACTGCTGCCGAGCGTCATCCTGCTCGGTGTGGCGACGGCGCTGAGCGGGCCGTGGCAGCTGGGGCTGTGGGTGGTCGCGCTGCTCGTCGACTACCTCAACGTCTACCTCACCGGGCCCGACGGCTGGCGGCTGAACTCGCCCGCTCACTTCGCCGAGCGGTTCGGGCTGATCGTGATCATCGCGCTCGGGGAGTCGATCGTCGCGATCGGCATCGGGATCGGGGCGCTGCCGATGTCGTGGCCCGTCACCGGCGCGGCCGTATGCGGGCTCGCGCTGGCCGCGGGGATGTGGTGGACGTACTTCGACGTCGTCGCGCGGGTGTCCGAGCACAGGCTGACGCGGGCGACCGGGCGCGAGCGCGCGAAGCTCGCCACCGACTCCTACACGTTCCTGCACCTGCCGCTGATCGCCGGGATCGTGCTGGTCGCCCTCGGCCTGAAGAAGGCGCTCCTCTACGTCGCCGACACCGAGCACCACGCACCCGGAGAGGCGCTGCACGGCGTGCCGGCCTGGACGTTGACCGGCGGGCTCGCGCTCTACCTGATCGCGTTGAGCTCCCTGCGCAAGCGCAACCTCGGCAGCTGGAACCACCAGCGCCTGGTCATCGCGGTCCTGCTGGTCGCGGCGACGCCGTTGCTGGAACACGTGCCCGCCGCCGTGCTGGTGCTGATCGTCGCCGCGGTCGTGCTCGCGCTCATCGCCTTCGAACGCCTGCAGTTCGCGGAGTGGCGCAAGCAGGTGCACGCCGAGCACTCATGA
- a CDS encoding helix-turn-helix transcriptional regulator: protein MDRPELADFLRRRREALSPEDVGLPPGQRRRTAGLRREEVATLSGMSTDYYTRLEQQRGPRPSEQMLVAIARGLRLSLDERDHLFRLAGHTAPTRVSRSDHVSRPLMRVLDRLHDTPAQVMSNLGETLVQNQPAKALLGDETGYTGPARSAVYRWFTDPDEQLIYPAAYRPRHARFLVANLRTASGTDARATELARLVRAKSAEFAELWDAHEVGVPSERRKTIVHPNLGEIDLDCQLLFTDDLAQVLLVFTATPGTEDAEKLQLLSVVGPELLESS, encoded by the coding sequence GTGGACCGACCCGAACTCGCCGATTTCCTGCGCCGCCGTCGTGAGGCACTGAGCCCGGAGGACGTCGGGCTGCCGCCGGGGCAGCGTCGCCGCACCGCCGGGCTGCGCCGCGAGGAGGTCGCGACGCTCTCGGGCATGTCCACCGACTACTACACGCGGCTGGAGCAGCAGCGCGGGCCGCGGCCGTCGGAGCAGATGCTCGTCGCCATCGCGCGCGGCCTGCGCCTGTCCCTCGACGAGCGCGACCACCTGTTCCGCCTCGCCGGCCACACCGCGCCGACGCGGGTTTCGCGCAGCGACCACGTCAGCCGGCCGTTGATGCGCGTGCTGGACCGGCTGCACGACACCCCCGCCCAGGTGATGTCGAACCTCGGCGAGACGCTCGTGCAGAACCAGCCGGCCAAGGCGCTGCTCGGCGACGAGACCGGCTACACCGGGCCCGCGCGCAGCGCCGTCTACCGCTGGTTCACCGACCCGGACGAGCAGCTGATCTACCCGGCGGCCTACCGCCCGCGGCACGCCCGGTTCCTGGTGGCGAACCTCCGGACGGCGAGCGGCACCGACGCCCGGGCCACCGAGCTCGCGCGGCTGGTCCGGGCGAAGAGCGCGGAGTTCGCCGAGCTGTGGGACGCGCACGAGGTCGGGGTGCCGTCGGAGCGGCGCAAGACGATCGTCCACCCGAACCTGGGCGAGATCGACCTCGACTGCCAGCTGCTGTTCACCGACGACCTCGCGCAGGTGCTGCTGGTGTTCACGGCCACGCCCGGCACCGAGGACGCCGAGAAGCTGCAGCTCCTTTCGGTCGTCGGCCCGGAGCTGCTCGAGTCGTCATGA
- a CDS encoding SDR family NAD(P)-dependent oxidoreductase, whose product MTTSLSGRTFVVTGAAGGLGAITARDLAARGAHVVLAVRDPARVSPPPGDTEVRRLDLADLASVRAFADGWSGDLDVLVNNAGVMAVPYGKSVDGFETHMAVNHFGPFALTNLLLPHLTGRVVTVASGLSRTGKIELDDLNWDRRRYSPMRAYGQSKLANLLFTLELQRRLTEAGSKVLAVAAHPGVARTGLDRHAGGVQAVVVKALYPLITQKKTEYGALPTLFAATDDVPGNAYLGPGGRSGETPKPARRRPADSDAAVARALWDVSARLTHS is encoded by the coding sequence ATGACCACTTCACTCTCCGGCCGCACCTTCGTCGTCACCGGCGCCGCAGGCGGCCTCGGTGCCATCACCGCCCGCGACCTGGCCGCCCGCGGCGCGCACGTCGTGCTCGCCGTGCGCGACCCCGCCCGCGTCTCGCCGCCGCCCGGCGACACCGAGGTCCGCCGCCTCGACCTCGCCGACCTGGCTTCCGTGCGCGCGTTCGCCGACGGCTGGTCCGGCGACCTCGACGTGCTCGTCAACAACGCGGGCGTGATGGCCGTGCCGTACGGCAAGTCCGTCGACGGCTTCGAGACGCACATGGCCGTCAACCACTTCGGGCCCTTCGCGCTGACGAACCTGCTGCTGCCGCACCTGACCGGACGGGTCGTGACCGTGGCGTCCGGCCTGTCCCGGACGGGCAAGATCGAGCTGGACGACCTGAACTGGGACCGCCGTCGCTACTCGCCGATGCGCGCCTACGGCCAGTCGAAACTGGCGAACCTGCTGTTCACGCTCGAGCTGCAGCGCCGGCTCACCGAAGCCGGCAGCAAGGTCCTGGCGGTCGCGGCGCACCCGGGTGTCGCGCGGACCGGGCTCGACCGGCACGCCGGCGGCGTCCAGGCGGTGGTGGTCAAGGCGCTCTACCCGCTGATCACCCAGAAGAAGACGGAGTACGGCGCGCTACCCACGCTCTTCGCCGCGACCGATGACGTCCCGGGCAACGCCTACCTCGGCCCGGGCGGGCGATCCGGGGAGACGCCGAAGCCGGCCCGGCGGCGGCCCGCGGACAGCGACGCCGCCGTCGCGCGCGCCCTCTGGGACGTCTCGGCCCGGCTGACTCACTCGTAA